The genomic segment CTGACTTTAGTCCCCAGGATCTCAGGTTTCACTGGGAGTTTACAACCACTCTATTATAAGCCTGTCCCAAACTGAGGGATAGTAGTTCTTATTCTGACCTCCTACCCATTTCCTATATGCATGTATTAAATTCAGGGCTTGCAGGTAAAACAACATAATCAATGCTTAGAATTCTTTCATGGCTGATGGTCTAGATTTAACATTCAATCACAGGCACCACCTAAATTCAGAACAGAAAAGtggatatgcaaaaaaaaaaaagaatgaaagcaataacaaagatttttaaaaaaggaaaagaaaacacaatgaagttagacacaagaaagaaaatagtggtccgggaggtggtgcagtggattaaagtgctggactctcacacatgaggtcctgagttcaagccccagcagcacacattcaagagtgatgcctgattctttttctctcatacTATCTttcccatcaataaataaataaaatcttttttaaaagaaagaaaataaagctaaGGGATGAATTCAAGTTCTCTTACATATTGGCAACCAATGAGCTGTGCAATTATTCTTATAGTTTTTGTAAGAGTTGGGGAAGATAGAATGTGAGGAAATAGAGTTACACTGTACTGCCTCATCATCCATGCAGTTATCCTGATGGTTCTTTATACTGCCAGGGAGAAAACCTAGGCTGttgcaatagtaaataaatgttcCACTGAGTACtgtttcttctttatctccctatcaGGTCATTCCTCCAGTAGCTTGTGCCTAAAAATTTGTCTCATCCAAACACAAATAATACAGAAGAGGGACATGTAAAACATAGGCAAAGCAATATCCTTTAGAAAATTTAGCAAACAGCTCctagaagtaaaaaataaataaataaaaaggttgcatgaaatatgagaaatataattcataatattataaaattaaattctttattggTTTAATGATTATCATGAGCATAGGATAAGTAGAGTACGATTCCAGACAGTTCACAACATCAGAGATCaatatccaattccctccattggaagctttcctattctttattcctctggaagtatgaaccaggatcattatgggctgcagaaggtggaacttcTGGCTACTCTTCaattgcatctccactggacatgtatgttggcaggttgacccatactcccagcctttttctatattttcattatggggtagggctttggagaggtgggattccaggacatattgttgaTGTCATGTGTCCagaggagtcaggttggcatcatggcagcattagCAACTTCATGGCTGAAAAtccttaagatataaagtagaacaagtcatttaataatcaggaacctataggaaagaatagagcagatgagtgtgggttctctattttggaaaaacctaggaagtctatcttgggtatattccaaggtgcccatgacctaaagaatttttgtctgagcctcaCAGCTTATCTCAGGAAAAAATAAGTTGAGATAAGAAAATATTGGATAGAAAAATGATCATTATAAATGACAATAAGAGAACTGTATGGTGATTTAAGTGATTACAAGATAATATGATTGTGTGTACATTGCTCCCACAACCAGTTCTGTGCAGCCCACCATCAACATTAACCACCATATTCCTCCCCAGGTCTTACTGATGTGTTAACTATGTTTTATTTTCAAGCGAATATATTTCAGgtctacatatatacatatgagtGAAAGTATATGGTAGTTCCCCTTCACTGCCTTATTTCACCAAGCATAATTATCTTActttttatatactttatatatacttttatatattttatatactttatatatactttttatagattatatttatattatattcacTGTACTGTTGTAAATTAGCTTATCTGTTATGTTTAAGAAATCTGTGGTAAGAAGATCTTTCTGCCATTTTTGGAAATAGAGAAGTTATTCACAGAAGTGGCAATGAGCACACATGGAAGCACTCATCTTGACGACATTGAATTAATAACAGAAAATACATGTAAGAGCCAGTGTACAGTGCAAAGTGTGTACCATGTTGGATgcaaaaaaactggcacaatcaTGCAGAGTAAAGTCACTACCATCAAAATAGATCAACTGCTTGAGTCAACCTGGATAAAACCCTCAAGTCAGTCACTTAATAATATAGAGGCTTCTGTTTCTATAATTCAAGATACACATGATGTTTTGAAACATGCTCAGTCTCTGGAAGTAAATGTGGAACATCAAGAAAATTCTCAAGATCATACTACATGTAGTGACTCAAAAACTTTTCAAAATACAATTGGCTTAAATGGAAATGTAGTTATTACTCAGCACCAGGACTTACAAAATAATATAAGTCaatataataaaatttcaaagttttcaaaatttattaaaaatcagAATTTTTATACTAAAGATAAATGTTATAATTGTAAACAATGTAGCAAAACCTATATATGCTCTTCTATATTTATTACGCATCAGAAAATTCATAGTAGTCAGAGAACTTACAATTGTAAACAATGTAAAAAAACACTTAAGAAGTCAGATCTTATACAACATCATAGAATACATACTGAGAGAAAATGTCACACATATAGGGAGTGTGGAAAAGCTTTTACTAATTCTTCAAGCCTCATGAAACATCATAGAATTAATACTGCGGAGAAACCTTACACttgtgaagaatgtggaaaaaCCTTTATTCATTCTTCAAGCCTCATTCGACATCATAGAATTCATACTGGGGAAAAACTTTACACCTGTGAAGCatgtggaaaagcctttactcAGTCCTCAAGCCTCATTCAACATCATAGAATTCATACTGGGGAGAAACCTTACACctgtgaagaatgtggaaaagcctttactcAGTCCTCAAGCCTCATTCAACATCAAAGAATTCATACTGGGGAGAAACCTTACACttgtgaagaatgtggaaaagcctttactcAGTCCTCAAACCTCATGGAACATCATAGAATTCATACTGGGGAGAAACTTTAAACttgtgaagaatgtggaaaagcctt from the Erinaceus europaeus chromosome 21, mEriEur2.1, whole genome shotgun sequence genome contains:
- the LOC132535242 gene encoding zinc finger protein 773-like encodes the protein MQSKVTTIKIDQLLESTWIKPSSQSLNNIEASVSIIQDTHDVLKHAQSLEVNVEHQENSQDHTTCSDSKTFQNTIGLNGNVVITQHQDLQNNISQYNKISKFSKFIKNQNFYTKDKCYNCKQCSKTYICSSIFITHQKIHSSQRTYNCKQCKKTLKKSDLIQHHRIHTERKCHTYRECGKAFTNSSSLMKHHRINTAEKPYTCEECGKTFIHSSSLIRHHRIHTGEKLYTCEACGKAFTQSSSLIQHHRIHTGEKPYTCEECGKAFTQSSSLIQHQRIHTGEKPYTCEECGKAFTQSSNLMEHHRIHTGEKL